One genomic segment of Gossypium arboreum isolate Shixiya-1 chromosome 3, ASM2569848v2, whole genome shotgun sequence includes these proteins:
- the LOC108474977 gene encoding zinc finger BED domain-containing protein RICESLEEPER 2-like: MVIEKCLLNWGIDKLFTVTVDNASSNDVVIGYLRKIFNPRWGLVQNGKYLHMRCMAHIVNLIVVEGLKEMNKFVERVRGAARYVRQSPARLQKFKECVVVEKIECKKMLCLDVCTRWNSTYLMLDTVQNFERAFERFEEQDTNFRAELERRKGWPSVDDWTIVRDLRDFLEHFYEVTLRIFGTSYVTSNNFFDELSEIDILLRDAQLNSNVDFNVMAIKMKEKYDKYWGDIDKMNLLMFVGCVLDPRQKLKYLEFALSEMSSSEKASEMMQKLKESLYELFDEYKPSLHSICSQSSVSTHVSFSEPQQKMKRRMQALYKKRELEICGEDKTSELDKYLAEANEEFVEDFDILLWWKVNSPRFPTLSKMARDVLAIPVSTVVSESAFSTGGRVLDQYRSSLTPKIVQALVCTQDWI, encoded by the coding sequence ATGGTGATTGAGAAATGCTTGTTGAATTGGGGAATTGATAAGTTGTTTACTGTTACTGTTGATAATGCAAGTTCAAATGATGTTGTTATTGGTTATTTGAGAAAAATATTTAACCCTCGATGGGGTTTAGTTCAAAATGGTAAATATCTTCATATGAGATGCATGGCACACATTGTGAATTTGATTGTTGTTGAAGGCTTAAAGGAAATGAATAAATTTGTTGAACGTGTTAGGGGGGCTGCTAGATATGTGAGACAATCTCCAGCTAGATTACAAAAGTTTAAGGAGTGTGTTGTGGTGGAAAAGATAGAGTGCAAGAAGATGTTGTGTCTTGATGTTTGTACAAGGTGGAACTCGACCTACTTAATGTTAGACACTGTTCAGAACTTTGAGAGAGCTTTTGAAAGATTTGAGGAGCAAGATACAAACTTTAGGGCTGAACTTGAAAGGCGAAAGGGTTGGCCTAGTGTGGATGATTGGACTATTGTTAGAGACTTGAGGGATTTCTTGGAACACTTTTATGAAGTCACTTTGCGTATATTTGGCACTTCATATGTCACATCCAATAATTTTTTTGATGAGCTTTCTGAAATTGATATTCTTTTACGAGATGCTCAGTTAAATAGTAATGTTGATTTCAATGTTATGGCCATCAAGATGAAAGAGAAGTATGATAAGTATTGGGGtgatattgataagatgaatttGCTTATGTTTGTTGGTTGTGTTTTAGATCCTAGACAAAAACTAAAGTATCTTGAATTTGCACTTAGTGAAATGTCTAGTTCTGAAAAAGCTTCTGAAATGATGCAAAAATTGAAGGAATCTTTGTATGAATTGTTTGATGAGTATAAGCCTTCACTTCATAGTATTTGCAGCCAATCGAGTGTGTCAACACACGTTTCTTTCAGTGAACCACAACAAAAAATGAAAAGGCGAATGCAAGCTTTGTATAAAAAGCGTGAGTTGGAAATTTGTGGTGAGGATAAAACATCTGAGTTGGATAAATATCTAGCTGAGGCTAATGAGGAATTTGTTgaagattttgatattttattgtgGTGGAAAGTGAATAGCCCTAGATTTCCCACTCTTTCAAAAATGGCCAGAGATGTGTTAGCTATACCGGTTTCTACGGTTGTTTCAGAGTCTGCATTTAGCACCGGAGGACGTGTGCTTGATCAATATAGGAGTTCTTTAACTCCTAAAATTGTACAAGCTCTTGTGTGTACTCAAGATTGGATTTGA